A stretch of Paenibacillus sp. URB8-2 DNA encodes these proteins:
- a CDS encoding DEAD/DEAH box helicase: MTKHLYAMWLGDVLFCFSGETSEPKVDAWTRVVKRLELGGGQRPFAGAALRLAEVKYPAARSEGRASRRPMSGRMLEGLALSPKDAFELLLGWDEALCEKQGIDPGGEMGYWAAAARFALELLATGGIAPGAVPPRPVGTRRRGGEQAAETCWIPVLREQGQREAFLQFSASMPVLALSSSALQGSEPASREEAGAAVLYSFLQAVINAEVKGVVAGMEQHLAPYKANYRRGRSPLTELWWNSLLTGSRDIPVQGTPAEVMELLGEVNASASGNIPCFGAAEEQSGQLGLGLRLEPPKEDGEIWRLSFWAEGREESGFWLPAAMIWSSGDREFTLWGKRYKGIQEQLLAALGRAAEWSPDISQALRLPAPTGVNLEPERLYYFLKETVQKLTTRGITVQLPSRWSKEGRRRIGMKLKMQLPEIPDGTQALALGMEALVSFKIEASLGESSVSAEELGALLAAGVPFVKFRGEWIEVDPKEIRQVLRYMKRHESGEMSTSDWMRLEAEAGEDRLWKGMPITGMETIGLLASLMRGDTVQSLPALPVPEELQGTLRPYQERGYQWLSVMGELGFGVCLADDMGLGKTIQVIASLLRRGAEDDKAVGQGGRRTEHAAATDRPEYGPRGRNAAGGDPVLILCPTSLLGNWQRELQRFSPTLSVYIHHGSRRVRDTAFQEQAASHDIVLTTYHLAGRDSEDLASVSWSTVVLDEAQYIKNYRTKQAQSVMRLEAPHRIAMTGTPVENRLGELWSIFHFLNPGYLGTFHSFRERYGTGEGTERLRELHRLVSPFLLRRLKSDPDISKDLPEKLELKSYCALTEHQALLYQSVVNEMLNTIGESSGMARRGLVLSSLTKLKQICDHPQLSRKEEGRHSRNEQSGKMETMFEVLDSISELGESALIFTQYVAMGELLVNRLAKRYGKTPLFLHGGVSKRDRDEMVRSFQEGEGTAFFVLSLKAGGVGLNLTRANHVVHYDRWWNPAVENQATDRAFRIGQLKNVRVHKLICQGTLEERIDELIERKKNLSEQVVGSGENWLTEMSDHELKELIELQNQDWM, translated from the coding sequence AAGGACGCGTTCGAGCTGCTGCTCGGCTGGGATGAGGCGCTCTGCGAGAAGCAGGGCATCGATCCCGGAGGAGAGATGGGCTACTGGGCGGCGGCAGCGCGCTTTGCGCTGGAGCTGCTCGCCACTGGAGGCATCGCTCCGGGCGCCGTGCCTCCGCGGCCGGTGGGCACGCGGCGGCGCGGCGGGGAACAGGCGGCGGAGACGTGCTGGATTCCCGTCCTCAGGGAGCAGGGTCAGCGGGAAGCCTTTCTGCAGTTCTCTGCCTCCATGCCGGTGCTGGCGCTAAGCTCGTCAGCCTTGCAGGGGAGTGAACCGGCCTCCCGGGAAGAAGCCGGGGCGGCAGTGCTGTACTCCTTCCTGCAGGCGGTAATCAACGCGGAAGTCAAAGGGGTCGTGGCCGGAATGGAGCAGCATCTCGCTCCGTATAAAGCCAATTACCGGCGGGGCCGGTCGCCTTTGACGGAGCTGTGGTGGAACAGCCTGCTTACGGGCAGCCGCGACATACCGGTTCAAGGCACGCCCGCCGAGGTGATGGAGCTGCTGGGGGAGGTAAACGCCTCAGCGTCCGGCAATATTCCGTGCTTCGGAGCGGCTGAGGAGCAGAGCGGCCAGCTCGGCCTCGGACTGAGGCTGGAGCCGCCGAAAGAGGACGGAGAGATATGGAGGCTGTCCTTCTGGGCCGAGGGACGGGAGGAGAGCGGATTCTGGCTTCCGGCAGCGATGATCTGGAGCAGCGGGGACCGGGAGTTTACGCTCTGGGGCAAACGCTACAAGGGAATTCAGGAGCAGCTCCTTGCGGCGCTGGGCCGGGCTGCCGAATGGTCGCCGGATATTTCGCAGGCGCTTAGGCTTCCCGCCCCAACAGGTGTGAACCTTGAGCCGGAGCGGCTGTATTACTTCCTTAAGGAGACGGTGCAGAAGCTGACCACCCGAGGGATTACCGTACAGCTGCCTTCGCGCTGGAGCAAGGAAGGACGCCGCCGGATCGGCATGAAGCTGAAAATGCAGCTGCCGGAAATTCCAGACGGTACGCAGGCGCTTGCGCTTGGCATGGAGGCGCTGGTGTCTTTCAAGATCGAGGCTTCCCTCGGCGAAAGTTCCGTCAGTGCGGAAGAATTGGGCGCACTGCTGGCGGCAGGGGTCCCCTTTGTAAAATTCCGCGGGGAATGGATCGAGGTGGACCCGAAGGAAATCCGCCAGGTGCTCCGGTATATGAAACGCCATGAGAGCGGGGAAATGTCTACTTCCGACTGGATGCGTCTTGAGGCCGAGGCGGGAGAAGACCGGTTGTGGAAGGGAATGCCTATTACAGGCATGGAAACGATCGGTCTATTGGCCTCGCTGATGCGCGGGGACACCGTGCAGAGCCTGCCAGCGCTGCCGGTTCCCGAGGAACTGCAGGGAACGCTGCGGCCTTACCAGGAACGGGGTTACCAATGGCTGAGCGTCATGGGCGAACTCGGCTTCGGCGTCTGCCTCGCCGACGATATGGGCCTTGGCAAGACGATACAAGTCATCGCCAGCCTCCTCAGACGCGGGGCCGAGGACGACAAGGCTGTCGGACAAGGCGGCAGGCGGACGGAGCACGCGGCAGCTACGGATCGGCCGGAATACGGCCCACGCGGGCGCAATGCCGCAGGCGGCGATCCGGTTCTGATTCTGTGCCCGACCTCGCTGCTTGGCAACTGGCAGCGGGAGCTGCAGCGGTTCTCGCCCACGCTGAGCGTCTATATCCATCATGGAAGCCGTCGGGTGCGCGATACCGCCTTTCAGGAGCAGGCGGCCAGCCATGATATCGTGCTGACCACTTATCACTTGGCCGGCAGGGACAGCGAGGATCTCGCCTCGGTGTCATGGTCGACCGTTGTGCTGGACGAAGCCCAATACATCAAAAATTACCGGACCAAGCAGGCGCAAAGCGTCATGCGGCTCGAAGCCCCCCACAGGATCGCAATGACCGGAACGCCGGTGGAGAACAGGCTTGGAGAGCTGTGGTCGATTTTTCATTTTCTGAACCCGGGCTATCTCGGCACCTTTCATTCATTCCGCGAACGTTACGGGACCGGCGAAGGGACGGAACGGCTGCGGGAGCTTCACCGGCTCGTGTCGCCTTTTTTGCTGCGCAGACTGAAGAGCGACCCCGACATATCCAAGGATCTGCCGGAGAAGCTGGAGCTGAAATCCTACTGCGCGCTGACGGAGCACCAGGCGCTGCTGTATCAGAGCGTTGTGAACGAAATGCTGAATACGATCGGCGAAAGCTCGGGTATGGCGCGGCGTGGACTGGTGCTGTCTTCCCTGACGAAGCTGAAGCAAATCTGCGACCATCCCCAGCTCTCTCGCAAAGAGGAGGGCCGGCACAGCCGAAACGAACAGTCCGGCAAAATGGAGACGATGTTCGAGGTGCTGGACAGCATTTCGGAGCTTGGGGAGTCGGCGCTTATTTTTACCCAGTATGTGGCGATGGGTGAACTGCTGGTGAACAGACTGGCCAAGCGCTACGGCAAGACGCCGCTGTTCCTGCACGGAGGCGTTTCGAAGCGGGACCGCGACGAGATGGTGCGCTCCTTTCAGGAAGGGGAAGGAACGGCATTCTTCGTCCTGTCGCTTAAGGCGGGCGGGGTAGGGCTGAACCTGACCCGGGCCAATCACGTCGTGCATTACGACCGTTGGTGGAATCCCGCAGTCGAGAATCAGGCGACGGACCGGGCTTTCCGGATCGGGCAGCTTAAGAACGTGCGGGTCCACAAGCTGATCTGCCAGGGAACGCTGGAGGAGAGAATCGACGAACTGATCGAGCGGAAAAAGAACCTCTCCGAGCAGGTTGTCGGCTCCGGTGAGAATTGGCTGACCGAAATGTCCGATCACGAGCTGAAGGAATTGATCGAGCTGCAAAACCAAGACTGGATGTAG